A single genomic interval of Terriglobus albidus harbors:
- a CDS encoding ADOP family duplicated permease, translating to MSFFRDLKIAVRSLWRVRTLWFTVAITLALGIGANAAIFSVVRAVLLRPLANRDEDRLLYVRQSAPGLGEQNTNFSIPEIDDLGKDLKSITELGTFSSVDFTLIGLGTPREIPAGVVDGHYFEVMGLRPVLGRLLTTSDDGPNAAGAVVLTYRFWKESLHGDPGVLGKQVHLESFGGPRNATIVGVLEPSVPYPVVTEIIANVVTSPHHLSATMVAGREHRMTEVFGRLAPGATLDAARSELRARHAAIVAAHPDVYKPDNHYQIDVKRMHDQINARANTVLWVLFAAAGLLFLIACSNVANLVLARTVRRESELAVRAALGASTASLRRSLLAESLVLCGSGVIAALLLAWPTVAVLGRYAARFSVRADGLTLDFNLVWFGIALALVAAVFLAFVPRLPSVGGQLGTSLTSSGSRGSTGSSNRRLRIFAVMQITASFLLLTGAAVLMRTLYTLENTRPPFDTSRVLAVNLPVLTYGRTPEQVQNFYHEVARRVSTLPGVDHVSTGFSVPWRDDQGLNISFTFAAQGASRKNGVDDWRAKFRSISPGYFETLGVPFLGGRDFRDTDKAGSERVVIVSQSLAKTLFPNGDALNRELHWTDGVMKFVGIGYEPRRIVGVVPDIDDENIIPSPAMTVYQPTDQEGWQGRLFVRTRTNDPYSLAPAITRTIHEISADQPIEKASTLDDIRAEVMTPDKLNALVFGGFAAVALLISIVGVAGVLAFSVSGRTREFGIRIALGAKPQNILADVLLQGLAIAGIGVGAGIISGIAFAHGIARYIAEVRQPGILAFILSAFVILAAAVIASAVPAARAARVNAVEALRSE from the coding sequence ATGTCATTCTTTCGCGATCTGAAAATTGCTGTGCGCTCCCTGTGGCGCGTACGCACGCTGTGGTTTACCGTCGCCATCACGCTGGCACTGGGAATCGGAGCCAATGCAGCCATCTTCAGCGTTGTGCGTGCGGTTCTGCTACGTCCGCTGGCGAATCGTGACGAAGATCGCCTGCTCTACGTTCGGCAGAGCGCGCCCGGCCTCGGCGAACAGAACACCAACTTTTCGATTCCTGAAATCGACGATCTTGGCAAAGACCTCAAGAGCATTACGGAGCTTGGCACCTTCTCCTCGGTAGACTTCACGCTCATCGGCCTGGGAACGCCACGCGAGATTCCGGCTGGCGTTGTGGATGGTCACTACTTTGAGGTAATGGGTCTGCGTCCGGTGCTGGGCCGCCTGCTGACGACATCCGATGATGGCCCGAACGCAGCCGGAGCCGTGGTGCTGACCTATCGCTTCTGGAAGGAATCGCTCCACGGCGATCCAGGCGTGCTTGGCAAGCAGGTCCATTTAGAGAGTTTCGGCGGACCGCGGAACGCTACCATCGTCGGCGTGCTCGAGCCTTCGGTACCTTATCCCGTCGTCACTGAGATCATCGCCAACGTTGTCACCAGCCCGCATCATCTGTCCGCCACGATGGTCGCAGGCCGCGAACATCGCATGACCGAGGTGTTCGGCCGCCTGGCTCCGGGCGCCACACTGGACGCCGCGCGCTCGGAGCTGCGCGCACGCCACGCCGCCATTGTGGCTGCGCATCCTGACGTATACAAGCCTGACAATCATTACCAGATCGATGTGAAGCGCATGCACGACCAGATCAATGCGCGCGCCAACACTGTTTTGTGGGTGTTGTTTGCCGCCGCGGGCCTGCTGTTTCTTATTGCGTGCTCCAATGTTGCCAACCTCGTGTTAGCCCGCACCGTGCGCCGCGAATCGGAGCTCGCTGTACGGGCTGCGCTCGGAGCCAGCACGGCATCACTGCGCCGCTCGCTGTTGGCCGAGAGCCTGGTGCTCTGCGGCAGCGGGGTGATTGCCGCACTTCTTCTCGCATGGCCCACGGTTGCCGTTCTAGGCCGTTATGCCGCACGTTTTTCTGTACGCGCCGATGGATTGACCCTCGACTTCAATCTCGTATGGTTCGGCATCGCGCTGGCCCTGGTCGCAGCAGTCTTCCTTGCGTTTGTTCCTCGCCTGCCTTCGGTGGGTGGGCAACTCGGTACGAGCCTCACCAGCAGCGGATCACGCGGCAGCACCGGAAGCAGCAACCGGCGGCTGCGCATCTTCGCCGTCATGCAGATTACTGCTTCATTTCTTCTGCTGACAGGAGCAGCCGTACTGATGCGCACGCTCTATACGCTCGAAAATACGCGGCCGCCCTTCGACACTTCGCGAGTTCTTGCCGTGAATCTGCCGGTGCTGACGTATGGCAGAACTCCTGAGCAGGTCCAGAACTTCTATCATGAGGTTGCGCGCCGCGTGAGCACTTTGCCCGGAGTGGACCATGTCTCCACCGGCTTCAGCGTTCCCTGGCGTGACGATCAGGGCCTCAACATCAGCTTCACCTTTGCAGCACAAGGCGCATCGCGCAAGAACGGCGTAGATGACTGGCGCGCGAAGTTCCGGTCGATCTCGCCAGGTTATTTCGAAACCCTGGGCGTGCCCTTTCTTGGAGGCCGCGATTTCAGAGACACGGACAAGGCCGGTTCGGAGCGCGTGGTCATCGTCAGCCAGAGCCTTGCGAAAACGCTCTTCCCCAATGGGGATGCGCTGAACCGTGAGCTGCACTGGACCGATGGCGTGATGAAGTTCGTAGGCATCGGCTATGAGCCGCGCCGCATTGTTGGCGTCGTGCCTGATATCGACGACGAGAACATCATTCCGTCGCCCGCCATGACCGTCTACCAACCGACCGATCAGGAAGGCTGGCAGGGACGGCTCTTCGTGCGCACCCGGACCAATGATCCCTACTCGCTTGCACCTGCCATCACCCGTACGATTCATGAGATTTCAGCAGACCAACCGATCGAGAAGGCCAGCACACTGGATGACATTCGCGCTGAGGTGATGACACCAGACAAACTCAACGCGCTTGTCTTCGGTGGATTCGCTGCCGTCGCCCTGCTGATCTCAATCGTAGGCGTCGCCGGCGTGCTTGCGTTCTCGGTGAGCGGACGTACGCGCGAGTTTGGCATCCGCATCGCGTTGGGAGCGAAGCCGCAAAATATTCTCGCCGATGTTCTGTTGCAGGGGCTTGCGATCGCAGGTATCGGCGTCGGCGCAGGCATTATCTCCGGCATTGCCTTCGCACATGGAATTGCCAGATACATTGCGGAAGTGCGTCAGCCGGGAATTCTTGCATTCATTCTATCGGCCTTCGTCATACTGGCCGCAGCCGTAATCGCATCTGCCGTACCGGCCGCTCGCGCGGCACGAGTCAACGCCGTAGAAGCGCTGCGCTCGGAGTAG
- a CDS encoding glycerophosphodiester phosphodiesterase family protein, which yields MRRRILWFGLVGLCISIWVCNSSLFSHPFAQRPVWLAHRGVHQDYTHTGLTDESCTARFIYPPKTSYIEDTLPAIGEAFRDGADFVDFDVHPTNDGHWVVFHDWRLECRTNGHGVTRQQSLQYLQTLDVGYGYTADGGATFPLRGKGVELMPSLENVLQGFPDRSFIVHIKSNDPNDGKELARTLRNLSGNQISRLSVTGGDRPIRALRENLPSVRSMSPSSIKNCLKTYALLGEFGYVPTACRNTVLFVPTNVGPWLWGWPDRFLGRMEKVNTLVFAVDDLQSGGTKGLNDAKDLAKLPRNYTGGIWTDRIESIHDPKH from the coding sequence ATGCGCCGTCGTATCTTGTGGTTCGGCCTGGTTGGGCTCTGCATCTCCATTTGGGTTTGCAATTCGTCGTTGTTCAGCCATCCGTTCGCGCAACGTCCTGTGTGGCTGGCGCACAGAGGAGTCCACCAGGACTACACACACACGGGTCTTACCGATGAAAGCTGCACCGCACGCTTCATCTATCCCCCGAAGACTTCCTATATCGAAGACACGCTGCCGGCCATCGGCGAAGCTTTCCGTGATGGCGCAGATTTTGTCGATTTCGACGTGCATCCAACGAATGATGGTCACTGGGTCGTATTCCATGACTGGAGGCTGGAGTGCCGGACAAATGGTCATGGTGTAACGCGCCAGCAGTCACTGCAATACCTTCAGACACTGGACGTGGGTTACGGATACACGGCCGATGGCGGCGCTACCTTCCCCTTGCGTGGGAAAGGTGTGGAACTTATGCCTTCCCTCGAGAATGTTCTACAGGGTTTCCCCGATCGCAGTTTCATCGTGCATATAAAGAGCAATGATCCAAACGATGGCAAGGAATTAGCGAGAACGCTGAGGAACCTATCAGGCAATCAGATTTCACGACTCTCTGTCACGGGAGGTGACAGGCCTATTCGTGCGTTGCGGGAGAATCTACCTTCGGTCCGGTCAATGTCACCGTCCTCGATCAAGAATTGCCTGAAAACCTATGCGTTACTAGGCGAATTCGGATATGTCCCCACGGCATGCCGTAATACGGTCCTGTTCGTACCCACAAATGTGGGCCCATGGCTATGGGGATGGCCAGATCGCTTCCTGGGACGCATGGAGAAAGTGAACACACTTGTCTTTGCCGTCGACGATCTTCAATCCGGTGGTACCAAAGGACTGAATGATGCGAAGGATTTGGCAAAGCTCCCCAGAAATTACACAGGAGGCATCTGGACCGACCGTATTGAGTCGATCCATGATCCAAAGCACTGA
- a CDS encoding glycosyltransferase family 4 protein: MRIAQVAPLFESVPPARYGGTERVVSWLTEELVSMGHEVTLFASGDSRTNARLISSCERALWQDVSCRETLPHHVLQVEEVLRHADEFDVVHFHCDYVHFPLVGRLQVPSVTTLHGLVHPPDHEKLFQAFPEVALVAISESQRSPLPQAAWCGTVHHGMPPGLHTYREQAGDYLLFLGRISQDKGIEQAIEIASQAHMHLKVAAKIYDEDRSYFEQTIRPIFKANENITFVGEVGGAEKNELLGNAYGLLFPVVWSEPFGLVLIEALACGTPIIAWNRGAVPEIVEHGVNGFVVDSISDAVLAVASLKHIRRRCCRRRFEERFTSRRMAERYVGLYEKRIREMERRL; this comes from the coding sequence ATGCGAATCGCACAGGTTGCCCCTCTCTTTGAAAGCGTGCCGCCTGCACGATATGGCGGCACGGAACGCGTCGTCTCCTGGCTGACGGAAGAGCTTGTCTCCATGGGGCACGAGGTCACGTTATTCGCCAGCGGCGACTCACGTACGAATGCCAGGTTGATCTCTTCCTGCGAGCGGGCGCTGTGGCAGGATGTCTCGTGTCGCGAGACGCTGCCACATCACGTTCTGCAGGTTGAAGAGGTGTTGCGGCACGCGGACGAGTTCGATGTGGTCCATTTCCATTGCGACTATGTCCATTTTCCCCTGGTCGGCCGGCTTCAGGTGCCGTCGGTCACCACCCTTCACGGCCTGGTGCATCCGCCGGATCATGAAAAGTTATTCCAGGCCTTTCCCGAGGTTGCGCTCGTGGCAATTTCGGAAAGCCAGCGGAGCCCGTTGCCGCAGGCCGCATGGTGCGGAACGGTACATCATGGAATGCCACCCGGCTTACATACGTATAGGGAGCAAGCGGGTGACTACCTGTTATTCCTCGGGCGTATCTCGCAGGACAAGGGCATCGAACAAGCCATCGAGATTGCATCGCAGGCGCACATGCACCTGAAGGTGGCGGCTAAGATCTACGACGAAGACCGGTCGTATTTCGAACAGACGATCAGACCGATCTTCAAAGCTAACGAGAACATTACATTTGTTGGAGAGGTCGGAGGAGCGGAGAAGAATGAGCTGCTAGGGAATGCCTACGGTCTGCTCTTTCCGGTCGTATGGTCTGAGCCATTCGGGCTTGTATTGATTGAAGCCCTGGCGTGCGGAACTCCGATCATTGCCTGGAACCGGGGCGCTGTGCCGGAGATTGTCGAGCATGGAGTCAACGGTTTTGTGGTGGATTCCATCTCAGATGCTGTTCTCGCTGTGGCTTCGCTAAAGCACATCCGTAGACGCTGCTGCAGACGCCGATTTGAAGAACGGTTTACCTCCAGGCGCATGGCCGAGCGGTATGTCGGCCTTTATGAAAAACGGATTCGAGAGATGGAGAGGCGCTTATGA
- a CDS encoding TetR/AcrR family transcriptional regulator, with amino-acid sequence MRTPSGRSSEKRRTPQRPRGERRVAEVLDAAAQVLAERGYEAATMTEIALRANISAGTAYQYFADKEALFYALDTRYAEEMAALWPPLRERVAALGIAEFADALVDALVGFMMARPAYLQLLNAPVRFKRPAKQRFALRESFEALLRELSPGLSIVNARRITTVTLKIIMTLPATYAGIDHAEQKMIAEEFRTVLRCYLTLRLKPQPE; translated from the coding sequence ATGAGAACACCCTCAGGTAGGTCAAGCGAGAAGAGACGAACTCCTCAGCGCCCGCGAGGGGAGCGCCGAGTTGCCGAGGTTCTGGACGCAGCCGCCCAGGTACTGGCTGAGCGCGGGTACGAAGCGGCCACTATGACTGAAATCGCTTTACGTGCGAATATCTCGGCGGGGACCGCGTACCAGTACTTTGCGGACAAGGAGGCACTTTTCTACGCCCTTGATACTCGTTATGCAGAAGAGATGGCTGCCTTATGGCCACCTCTTAGAGAGCGCGTGGCGGCGCTCGGCATCGCGGAGTTTGCTGATGCCCTTGTCGATGCGCTTGTCGGCTTCATGATGGCACGCCCAGCGTACCTTCAGCTCTTAAATGCACCAGTGCGATTCAAGCGGCCAGCTAAGCAGCGTTTCGCTTTACGCGAAAGCTTCGAGGCTCTTCTCAGAGAACTCAGTCCTGGTCTTTCCATTGTGAATGCGCGGCGCATCACGACGGTCACTCTGAAGATCATCATGACGCTTCCAGCAACTTACGCCGGCATCGATCATGCAGAACAAAAGATGATCGCGGAAGAGTTCAGAACTGTTCTTCGTTGTTATCTGACGCTTCGGCTCAAACCCCAACCTGAATGA
- a CDS encoding ABC transporter ATP-binding protein → MAAVIETVELKKSYGKIEAVQGLNLSVQSGSVCAFLGQNGAGKSSTIKMLLGMVHPTGGSGSVLGHSIDREKESLLIRQKVAFVAEDKRLYDYMTVEQIVQFTKAFFPRWNHTFERRLMEQFELPPKRRIRHLSKGMRTKLALLLGFARGCELLILDEPTEGLDPVAIEDVLQIVVSLTAEGTTVFFSSHQIVEVEQIADHVLMIDRGRLVLDAPMDQVKEQYRHIQAVFPQPVEERDFRLAGIETIRTEGCTVSLVASHNVDAIIEHVRMLRAGNIDVLPLSLKEIFLGKVKVRS, encoded by the coding sequence GTGGCAGCAGTCATTGAAACGGTTGAACTGAAAAAGAGCTACGGGAAGATCGAGGCCGTGCAGGGCTTGAATTTGTCCGTTCAGTCCGGGTCGGTATGCGCCTTTCTGGGTCAGAATGGTGCAGGCAAGAGCTCGACCATCAAGATGCTTTTGGGAATGGTTCACCCGACTGGGGGATCGGGCAGCGTCCTCGGTCACAGCATCGACCGGGAGAAAGAAAGCCTGCTGATCCGGCAGAAAGTGGCCTTCGTAGCGGAAGACAAGCGGCTTTACGACTACATGACGGTCGAGCAGATCGTGCAGTTTACGAAGGCATTCTTTCCGCGTTGGAATCACACCTTCGAACGCCGACTGATGGAACAGTTCGAGTTGCCACCGAAGCGCAGAATCCGGCACCTTTCCAAGGGAATGCGGACGAAGCTCGCGCTGCTTCTAGGGTTCGCGCGCGGTTGTGAACTGCTAATTCTGGATGAGCCCACGGAAGGCCTCGATCCGGTTGCGATCGAAGACGTTTTACAGATTGTGGTCTCTTTGACAGCCGAAGGTACGACTGTGTTCTTCTCTTCGCACCAGATCGTGGAAGTGGAGCAAATCGCAGACCATGTACTTATGATCGACCGCGGCCGGCTCGTGTTGGACGCGCCCATGGACCAGGTGAAGGAGCAATATCGGCACATTCAGGCCGTCTTCCCACAGCCGGTCGAAGAGCGCGATTTTCGATTGGCTGGAATCGAAACGATCCGAACCGAAGGTTGCACCGTTTCGTTGGTCGCCAGCCATAATGTGGACGCAATCATCGAACACGTTCGCATGCTGCGCGCCGGAAACATAGATGTGCTGCCGCTTTCGCTGAAAGAGATATTCCTCGGAAAAGTAAAGGTGCGGTCATGA
- a CDS encoding GntR family transcriptional regulator: MFRKPNPSSGVPIYVQLKEQIRHAIETGALSPGDQLPGIRGLAESLVINPNTVIKVYRELEQENVLEIRHGLGAFIASRRRGRSKTEDLRDAQRSVHEFVESLKERGLAEGEIRRLFEAELAESFKGGSLWQQSLKRLN, translated from the coding sequence GTGTTTCGCAAACCAAACCCGTCTTCCGGCGTTCCCATCTACGTTCAACTTAAGGAACAGATTCGCCACGCCATCGAGACTGGCGCATTGTCGCCGGGCGATCAACTTCCCGGTATTCGCGGTCTGGCCGAATCGCTGGTCATCAATCCCAATACCGTGATTAAGGTATATCGCGAGCTGGAGCAGGAGAACGTGCTCGAAATAAGACACGGTTTGGGCGCTTTCATCGCCTCTCGCCGGCGCGGCCGATCGAAGACCGAAGATCTGCGGGATGCCCAGCGATCGGTACACGAATTTGTGGAGAGTTTGAAAGAGCGGGGTCTAGCCGAGGGCGAGATTCGACGCTTGTTTGAAGCAGAACTCGCCGAGAGCTTCAAAGGAGGTAGCTTGTGGCAGCAGTCATTGAAACGGTTGAACTGA
- a CDS encoding ABC transporter permease subunit — MSALLYKAWLETRVRFIAGLTAVAIVCIFYMEQHAWLVRWWATDVRNLRNPYFYHSGMWWGIHEYGWYLWHYLYDNYLQQVWALFAALFAFDGLIRERASGTALFSLGLPVSRKRWLFARLAMVLLESIALSLFAVFVVILGSSVIHQTFSISQMVLHAALMVAAGAFVLALGNLCYTLLPGNYLSLLATLILIGVPYLWLQLYMQRVRVAELMRVQMHLPTQPHQSWLEYFDLAHAMAGPWQLNWATIPWVSLLVIWTLTGLVLAATVAYGDRIDY, encoded by the coding sequence ATGAGCGCGCTGCTCTACAAGGCATGGCTGGAAACACGGGTGCGCTTCATCGCGGGGCTCACTGCCGTGGCCATCGTCTGCATCTTCTATATGGAGCAGCACGCATGGCTCGTCAGGTGGTGGGCAACAGACGTACGGAATTTGAGGAACCCCTACTTCTACCACTCGGGAATGTGGTGGGGGATACATGAATATGGCTGGTATCTTTGGCACTATCTTTACGACAACTACCTGCAGCAGGTCTGGGCATTATTCGCCGCTCTTTTTGCCTTTGATGGGTTGATTCGCGAGAGGGCCAGCGGGACGGCTCTGTTCAGCCTAGGCCTTCCGGTTAGCCGCAAGCGCTGGCTATTCGCGCGCTTGGCGATGGTCCTGTTGGAGAGCATCGCGCTGAGCCTGTTTGCCGTATTCGTTGTCATTCTCGGTTCATCGGTCATTCATCAAACCTTCTCGATTTCACAGATGGTCCTCCATGCCGCTTTGATGGTGGCTGCCGGTGCCTTTGTGCTCGCCCTCGGCAATCTTTGCTACACGCTGCTTCCCGGTAACTATCTAAGCTTGCTCGCCACGCTGATACTTATCGGAGTTCCGTACCTGTGGCTCCAGCTCTATATGCAGCGCGTGCGTGTGGCAGAGCTCATGCGAGTTCAGATGCACCTGCCAACCCAACCACACCAGTCATGGTTGGAATATTTCGATTTAGCGCACGCCATGGCGGGCCCATGGCAGCTCAACTGGGCGACTATCCCATGGGTTTCTCTGTTGGTGATATGGACGCTCACGGGGCTCGTGCTCGCAGCAACGGTGGCCTATGGTGATCGCATTGACTACTGA
- a CDS encoding CRISPR-associated protein Cas5 encodes MPYIHGIEFPEGQATLVEELIQELFNEGQCAVYALPYIGSGGELRLACGDYSRRLRSHAGVFLRICPGPQHAMAIRPLHAITGAARIGITELSRTKLLDTIRVWRWETRIACA; translated from the coding sequence ATGCCGTACATTCATGGCATTGAGTTTCCCGAAGGTCAGGCCACGCTGGTGGAAGAGCTTATTCAGGAGCTTTTTAACGAAGGCCAGTGTGCCGTATATGCATTGCCATATATCGGTTCCGGGGGCGAATTGCGTCTTGCCTGCGGAGACTACTCTCGCAGGTTAAGGTCCCACGCCGGTGTATTTCTCCGTATTTGTCCCGGCCCGCAGCATGCCATGGCCATACGGCCGTTGCATGCCATCACCGGAGCCGCTCGCATCGGCATTACAGAGTTGTCTCGAACGAAGCTGCTCGACACAATACGCGTCTGGCGCTGGGAGACACGGATCGCCTGCGCCTAG
- a CDS encoding amylo-alpha-1,6-glucosidase: MITNPDVEKKSGQPSSELPFVARNMARQTLKHQDAFLVCDRSGDICAGEGSEEGFFFDGTRFLSRFSLLLDGVAPIVLGSYVRDQNDSLDVTETNDESGGSLAPNTVRISRHIFVFDNTCYMAIELENFSQEKVQCGLAVGFDADFADIFEIRGLPRNRHGVLQAPVFEKDRVRLGYDGLDHEERYTVLTFEPAPQELCSREACFRIDLKEREQTSIVLCISCYRSRRTEQGSLPLEEAKRRIATLQAKRAEDDVIVSSSNGQFTEWYRRSLYDLHLMSTHLPTGIYPYAGVPWFNTPFGRDGIVTALECLWMDPSVAKGVLAYLAETQATDLVPEEDAEPGKILHETRNGEMAALKEMPFGRYYGSVDATPLFVLLAGAYYERTGDLDFVRELWSAVRAALDWMEQYGDADGDGFIEYKRNAPNGLIHQGWKDSDDAVFHADGGAAHGALAVCEVQAYAYGALRAGAILAEHLGHFDDCAELTRRAEMLQEKFNDAFWCEELSTYGLALDGEKRLCRVVSSNAGQVLFSGIATPERARRVADTLLTEDCYSGWGIRTVATSSPRYNPMSYHNGSVWPHDNGLIALGMARYGLTSHVSRVFEGLFSSATYFHRYRLPELFCGFSRAEGMAPVLYPVACAPQSWAAASIFVLIQACLGLKVDGISRQITLTHPALPDSLQDLEVRNLRVGETTITFGVTGRGRDVVIQCTPELRGLSLTRY, translated from the coding sequence ATGATCACAAATCCTGATGTTGAGAAGAAGTCCGGCCAGCCCTCTTCGGAGCTTCCCTTTGTCGCTCGGAATATGGCGCGCCAGACGCTCAAACACCAGGATGCATTTCTCGTTTGCGATCGTTCCGGCGACATCTGTGCCGGTGAGGGTAGCGAAGAAGGATTCTTCTTCGATGGGACCAGGTTTCTTTCACGGTTTTCATTGCTTCTCGACGGAGTGGCTCCTATTGTTCTGGGATCGTATGTCCGGGATCAGAACGACTCGCTGGATGTGACGGAGACCAATGATGAGAGCGGTGGATCCCTGGCCCCCAACACGGTCCGGATCAGCCGTCATATCTTTGTCTTCGACAATACCTGCTATATGGCCATCGAGTTGGAGAACTTCTCACAGGAGAAAGTGCAATGCGGGCTGGCAGTTGGGTTCGATGCCGACTTCGCCGACATCTTCGAGATCCGAGGTTTGCCGAGGAATAGACATGGAGTGTTGCAGGCGCCGGTCTTCGAAAAAGACCGGGTGCGGTTGGGATATGACGGGCTCGATCATGAAGAAAGATATACGGTGCTTACATTCGAGCCGGCGCCGCAGGAGTTATGCTCTCGTGAAGCCTGTTTCCGTATCGACCTCAAAGAGCGGGAACAGACTTCCATTGTGCTCTGTATCTCGTGCTATCGATCACGGCGGACAGAACAGGGTTCGCTTCCGCTCGAAGAAGCGAAGAGGAGAATCGCTACGCTGCAGGCAAAGCGGGCTGAAGACGATGTGATCGTGAGCTCCTCGAACGGGCAGTTCACCGAGTGGTATCGGCGTTCGCTTTACGATCTGCACCTGATGTCGACTCATCTGCCTACCGGAATATATCCGTATGCGGGCGTGCCCTGGTTTAATACGCCGTTCGGACGCGACGGAATTGTCACGGCGCTGGAGTGCCTATGGATGGATCCGTCGGTTGCCAAAGGAGTGCTGGCCTATCTCGCCGAGACCCAGGCCACCGATCTGGTGCCCGAGGAAGATGCGGAGCCGGGAAAGATTCTGCATGAAACCCGCAACGGCGAGATGGCCGCCCTCAAGGAAATGCCCTTCGGCCGTTACTACGGCAGCGTGGACGCGACTCCGCTTTTCGTCCTGCTGGCAGGAGCCTATTACGAACGCACAGGCGATCTGGATTTCGTCCGTGAGCTGTGGTCTGCTGTGCGGGCCGCCCTGGACTGGATGGAGCAGTATGGCGACGCAGACGGAGACGGATTTATCGAGTACAAGCGCAATGCGCCGAACGGCCTGATCCATCAAGGCTGGAAGGACTCGGATGACGCTGTATTTCATGCTGATGGCGGTGCTGCCCATGGCGCTCTGGCGGTGTGCGAAGTGCAGGCGTATGCCTATGGCGCGCTGAGGGCCGGCGCGATTCTTGCGGAACATCTTGGACATTTCGATGACTGCGCGGAGCTTACCCGGCGTGCGGAGATGTTGCAGGAAAAGTTTAACGACGCTTTCTGGTGTGAAGAGCTTTCAACATATGGTCTGGCCCTTGATGGGGAAAAGCGGTTATGTCGGGTTGTCTCATCCAATGCAGGCCAGGTTCTCTTCAGCGGCATCGCCACTCCTGAGCGAGCCAGGCGCGTAGCGGATACGTTACTTACCGAGGACTGTTATTCCGGATGGGGCATCCGGACCGTCGCTACCAGCTCGCCACGTTACAATCCCATGTCGTATCACAACGGCAGTGTATGGCCGCACGATAACGGCCTTATTGCACTTGGCATGGCGCGCTATGGTTTAACGAGTCATGTCAGCCGCGTCTTCGAGGGGTTGTTCTCTTCGGCGACCTACTTCCATCGTTATCGCCTTCCAGAGCTCTTTTGCGGCTTTTCACGGGCAGAAGGGATGGCGCCGGTCCTCTATCCGGTCGCGTGCGCGCCGCAGTCCTGGGCTGCAGCGTCCATCTTTGTGCTGATTCAGGCGTGTCTTGGATTGAAGGTGGATGGAATCTCACGGCAGATTACACTCACTCACCCGGCACTGCCGGATTCACTGCAGGATCTCGAAGTCAGGAATCTGCGGGTCGGTGAGACAACGATTACTTTCGGAGTAACTGGTCGCGGCCGCGATGTCGTGATTCAGTGCACTCCCGAACTGCGAGGTTTGTCCCTGACCCGTTATTGA
- a CDS encoding TIGR03435 family protein produces the protein MRTSSATGNKGLNLATRAAILATMTFAGFHAPFSHSQTTSGAAKSLDRVSSPIQFDVVSVKMHNSDTQGSRMQLQPDGIRLSNLPLQDLIVQSFDLVLSNQIVGLPSWANSPRFDIEAKVADSDIAAFHKLNLEQVRSMGRTILADRFKFASHEESRNLPFYALAVAKDGSKLKPSTLSDQDSNARTGIIGMRHASNESGGINQLTANGVTMDRLASNLSQQGLGRVVLDNTNLTGRYDFQLTWASQTAAADANSSDVSGPSIFTAVSEQLGLKLEPRKGPVPIVVIDHIEAPSLN, from the coding sequence ATGAGAACGTCCAGTGCGACAGGGAACAAAGGACTCAACCTCGCTACGCGGGCCGCGATTCTTGCCACGATGACATTTGCGGGATTTCATGCGCCGTTCTCGCATAGCCAAACGACATCCGGTGCGGCAAAATCTTTAGATAGAGTTAGCAGTCCCATACAGTTTGATGTTGTATCGGTGAAAATGCACAATTCGGATACTCAGGGCAGCCGGATGCAGCTACAGCCGGATGGAATCCGGCTGTCGAATCTGCCTTTGCAGGACTTGATCGTTCAGTCGTTCGACCTCGTCTTGAGCAATCAGATTGTCGGGCTTCCCAGTTGGGCGAATTCCCCCCGCTTCGATATAGAGGCGAAGGTTGCCGACTCTGATATCGCCGCATTTCACAAACTTAATCTGGAACAGGTTCGCTCCATGGGAAGGACGATCCTTGCCGATCGCTTCAAATTTGCCAGCCACGAGGAATCGAGGAATCTTCCGTTCTACGCGTTGGCAGTTGCCAAGGACGGCTCCAAACTCAAGCCTTCGACTTTGAGCGATCAAGACAGCAACGCACGGACCGGCATTATCGGAATGCGCCACGCATCGAACGAGAGTGGAGGCATCAATCAACTTACTGCTAATGGAGTCACCATGGATCGATTGGCTAGCAACCTCTCGCAACAAGGTCTGGGCCGCGTTGTTCTCGACAACACCAACCTCACCGGCCGGTACGATTTCCAATTGACATGGGCATCGCAAACTGCCGCTGCAGACGCCAACTCGAGCGATGTTTCCGGACCTTCCATTTTTACCGCAGTTTCAGAACAACTTGGGCTTAAGCTTGAGCCAAGAAAGGGCCCTGTCCCCATCGTGGTTATCGATCATATCGAAGCGCCTTCACTCAACTAG